acaacacgtattactctcCCTGATTTGAACCTCACTTAATGAATAGATCTTCTGAATTGTTACTTGAATGAACTTGAATTACTTGTACCTTTCCTGCCTTTGCAATGGGTGGGTGAAGGAAACTTTGGGCAGGATACGCTTCTTTGCCGTCGATCATCCCATGTTCTGACCGGACCTCGACCAAAACACTCTCATAGTCCACATATGCCGAGCTTGGTAATGTATGCTTATAATCCAACCGGGAGCTCCAAAGGTGATTAGGTCGAGCTGGTATGTCTTCGTGTAATAATGACGGGCTGGTATGTTGAGTCATGGATCTCAAGACACACACACCCACGGCTTGCCTCTTGTATGGCTATGCTTTCCGCGTGATACTAAAAGGTATTGCAGTCCCACGTGCTTTTGTTGCTGCAATGATATGGATTGCCAAGATATTGCATAACCtgtttgaaaacaaatcaacaaaaccaaataaacccTCTTTGgactggttagtataaaataaacacaaggaattcgaatttctttataaggatacatggactgatttgaattgttctTATAGAACTTCTTTTACTAAGTATTTACTTAGTCTATCATACTATATGCAGGtgctttgtttcagtccataagCAGTTTTGTTCAGCTTTATACAATGTTGTTTTCTTGAGAACTTCTTATCTCATCTTTGAACTCAATATATTTCTTTATCCAATGTatcatatgctgcttactacatcctTTATACAttaatctaatttctttcttttgtccAGACTTTATCAATTTCGAAATATGTAGTAGCATCCGCCACAGTCTCTATTCCTGGTCTATGTGAGattccttgtgtaacaagccaTACTTGAATGCTGTAAGTAGAAACATGGACAACTTAGACCACGTGATTATGTTCTTTATCTCACGATTTTACTTCTCACAAGACTCATCTATATTCCACTGGTTTAATCATAGGGCGTCTTTATTTATTGGCCAAATACGCCTCTCttctttaaattatttaacCCCACATTTCCATTTCAGTCTAATCTGATCTATGAGTGTACACTCTTATATtgatgatcctcgcttatattcatatgttcaagtgctaccttttATGTGCTTCCTtatatcatcttatgtcgacattctttataTGTTCCATTACATTCCAGACATAACATAATTGGTTGCAACCTTATTACCTTCATGACCATTAGTTCTATGGagtttggcgtcccaaactcGATTGGGTGGTACCTTAGATTGGCCGGCCATTGTCTATGTCTGGGATAGTTTCCTCGACTTTGGATATGTTTTgtcattctatgcacctttctcttttgtttccgaggattcttatcttttggaacttattggtctatcttgtatagactctgtagcaacttgattttgtctctcttggacatcaatttcattggtgctttacaagcttgTTTATAACTtaatcattcttttcttttcttttcttttcgggtcaaatgtgtctggcatttgtttagctagcttttgtaaatgtataatctttgtatttatctttggacgacttatttcactttagtccgaggatcttgccaagacaatgatggtttattccattctatttatttattccaTTCTATTTATTTACCATCATTTTACTCTTTTAtcttaccagcttattacttttctccccctgatgttggatagtcggatttaTTAACTCTTGCAAtccgtgttcttggccactaaatagatcacccatatttggttcaaggtacttcattatttgtggaagattcatatccaacatatatccccatcctcatcctcttctaaggatccatcttagacggcacatatatttgtggtggcttatccaaatatctcaagatggtatatgtctggctcatgacccgtaataaatttgagatggaaatatctatgctcacttaaatggtctgatgcttattagttaagatgcatgtaaattcgtgtgtccccaagccttggactgagagtttggacctatgggtaatggccaagctatatatagtatggacatgtgcggatttgtcctcactgccccctcatggacatactataatctttaagtgcttgggacatcatggcctaatgagtttcccttgttttcatgctacacacgtgagattctatgggataactctttgtgccctttccaatatcaatttcgcatcatgttttggaccaggatggccaatccggtcatgccataaagtgtataattttgTGGGTAAACCATTCTGGTTACCATGACTTTTGCCTCTATCTTACTGATcttggcatagtctagatcaatagagaatgcaggtatagtctaGACTACTTTTCTATGGTCTTGGGCGATTTTCATATCTCTGAAGgaacttttgtttccttttgcccATTGTATCATTGTGGAAACTattcttatatctctatataatctTAATGGGTTTCTctgggtgaatataaagcaTCTAAATGCTTGCCCTTATACATATCTGGTCGTAGCCCTTAATGTGTACCATACCCACAATTTATAAACTCATATTGGCATTTTCAATAATAAAATCATCCATCTTATTAAATAAAATCAGATAAGATAATAGAAATAAAGTAAACTCAAagaaatcatattattaaaaacgtAAGTAGCAAAGCAAAGCAAACATAAATCAAAGCAAAAGCACAAAAACAGAATGTCAAAATCATCTCATTCTCTTAGGCAATCTGAAGTCTCATAATCCATAAGGTCATCCTGGTCATGATCAAAATCGTTTTCCCCATCATGGTGGACCAAATGGGCTTCTTGATTCTTCCCTTTCTggctctcttgatagaggtcacaaagatGTCTGGGAGTCCTACAATTCTTTGCCCAATGGTTATCCATTCCACACCTGTGGCATACTGATTTGGACGAGTGTGGTGGTTTAGAGATACCACTGCTTATgcctcgaccacggccataGCTGGGACCATTGGGACCACTACCACGGTTATAGTGGTTCCCTTTCCCACGGCCGTGTGAGCTATAATTGCCACGCCCACCACGTCCTCTCCATCCACCACGGCCTCCTCTACCATAGCCATTTCCATAGTCGTGTGGTTTATCATGATGGACGTGGTTACTTTCTTTGGTGGGTTGTTTCTTTTCCTCTACAGCCTTATTGGCTTCAGGTAATGGAGttgatccaggaggtctcatctcactgttccTCATGAGCAACTCATTATTAGTCTCAGCTAATAATAGgcatgagatcagatcagtataggtggtgaaacctttCTTTCTGTATTGCTGTTGCAGCAACACGTTGCTAAAATGGAATGTGGAGAAAGTCTTTTCCAACAAATCCTTCTATGTTACAgtctcaccacaaagtctcatcTTGGAGACAATTTTGAATAGAGCTGAGTTATATTCATCCACGGTTTTGAAATCCTGGATTCTCAGATGTTTCCAATCATATGTAGCCTTTGGTAGTAACAtatctggtgatcatatctccgCTGTAAAGTGGTCCAAAGttctagaggattctcaatagtgagatactgatcttttagaccctcagtgagatgatggcgGATAATACTTATTGCCATGTATAAATTTTTGTCATTCTCTTTATTCCCCTCGATGAGAGTATCACACGGCTATGGGGATGATATGCAATGAGGCCACACGGCCTAGGTGATATATGATGCATAgcaaacttaggatttagatgATCTATATGCAGCAAGATTATTATGCactaaggccacacggccatactATCAAGATACaaacaaggccacacggccacagTGCAATTACTAGCATACGAATTCACTAAGGGTTATATAGCAATTTAGCTTTCAATCAAAGGCAATGAAtcggaattagggtttatgcggatttagggtttcagaAACAAGTCTggtaaacttagggtttaggctttcagattagggtttaaaaacaattaatctaGCCACTGATCCTAAACttcaaattaatttagaaatctaGCAATTAAATTTAGCAGTATGCGATTTTAAGGTTTCAAAGCATTTAAGGTTTCATATTCGATATTAGGGTTTTTAGAAAACAGGTTAtgagatcaatcaaactatcaacctaacactcaatcaacaagatcaatcaaaacaaataagaaTCAAACATGCTTCAATTCGGATTTATAACATGCTATTTAGGGTAAAACGAATTTAGGGTTTTCAGAAAACAGAAACAGATCAGAAGGTAAAATATTCTAGGAACctaaacctcaaaacattaaaagatttaatcaaacaagaacaatcatcaaaacgGATTcacattagggtttagggtttcgattcgaTTTCTAGcaattttagggtttacgttttcTGGGTTTTGATTTAATCATAGATCAAGGGAGATTTAAGCACACGATATGATCATTGGATCATAgggttttgagattcaaaaccgattagggttttgagtttaattgatcaatagattaatctcgatttagggtttggggatcgaaatttagagcttcgatttactcattagggtttgatctattatcctatggcttttatcataaagatttggttttatggtttcattatttatcaatcaacccaatttgattcatatgttcttagaattcgaaTTACCTTTAGCTTAGTTGATTGatgaaaccggaccaccaaagaatgaacctcgagctggaaaggaacgggacgcgagctggcctGCATGCGAGCTGGCCTGGAACAGATTGAAGCTGAGATCGCGAGCGGCTGATCGTTGAACGGGAGCTGTTGCTGTCGGATCGCGAGCGGCTCTGATGCGAACGGGACGCTTGATGTCTGGAACACGAGCTGTCCTGGATCAAGAGCTGAGGCTGAGTTCATCTGAGCTGAGATCGTCTGAAGCTGAGACGGGAACGTGGGGTTGCTGATCGGGAACGCGTAGGATCGGGATGCAATCGGGATTAGGGTGTTCACCGggtaggattagggtttatcaatttttggttttagctttagggttttagaggcTATCGtactgataacgtgttataaaactAAGGGGaatagtttgtatatttattaataaaacatatggttcatttatataaggattacaagatatagaaatatggaaagtatccaaaacctaaaccaactaggattaggaaaactactaagaCAAGAGAAAGGAAAAACATCTCAAAGATTTAGCCGCCTATGTGTATGGGCCGAGTATGGTCTTGGAAGATGCTATGGTTATGGgtcatccacaatatgatttatgacaatttttggtttttgaaataCCATCTCTTTAAGTGGTATTTATTTCTGTTGGATTTTAGCTACAAATCAGTTCTTTGATAATccataataattttttgaaaatctaattAATGAAATCTCAATTTTCCAATAAGGGGGATTTAATAGGACTTATATAAATGACTAGTCCAATAACCTAGGATTTAGAGAAACTTTTACAAATACTAGATCCAATAAGGGGGGGATTTGGAAAAAAACTGAAACTCCATCAAATCATCAATTCAATAAACCCCCCAGACCAGAGTTATTTGCATTGGTCGATTTGCAGTAATGATGCATTTTAATAACTACTTGAGCAATGTTAAATTGTTAAGAGAGAACCAATGTTTTTTAAATCCGACTGGACATGGTACCGGATTACTTTCTGAATCACCAAGTCACTAGACCGGCCGTGGTCGAACTGCGGGTCAATATTATTGataaaagtaatatatatattatacaaatataatcttattaaacattaaaaatataatataatatcaatattttatttacataaaaatatttcaatacttaaaaatgttattataattttaattttaattcacaattaaataaaacttatttggCTAATTTTTAATAccaaattagaatttttttcaaaaagctaatataataataaactaatttaacattattataaaattaattttaaaactaaattaatataaatacaaatttataatagaTTATCTATAATGAAATGAACTTATATGGTCATATCAATAcatttttgtgttttatattactatttttctCGAATGAGATAGTATAAAGAATCacaaatcaaatagtttatttagttttatgtaaTACCAAAAATTATATGAGAAGTTTTATCAGAAATTTTAGAAGTACTATCAATTTTCTGGATTTTTACCGAGTCAACTAGTGTTGGATCACCGGTTAATGGCAGGATTTTGGGTTTTACCAGGTTTTATCaggttttttaattaataatttttttattaaatctgaATCGGATTATATATGGATCACGAGTTTACCAGTTCGACCACGGGCTCGGTGTTTAAAACACCGGAGAGTCCCTTTATATGTAACATCTTCTATTGCATATAC
The window above is part of the Brassica napus cultivar Da-Ae chromosome C3, Da-Ae, whole genome shotgun sequence genome. Proteins encoded here:
- the LOC106448863 gene encoding uncharacterized protein LOC106448863, which translates into the protein MRNSEMRPPGSTPLPEANKAVEEKKQPTKESNHVHHDKPHDYGNGYGRGGRGGWRGRGGRGNYSSHGRGKGNHYNRGSGPNGPSYGRGRGISSGISKPPHSSKSVCHRCGMDNHWAKNCRTPRHLCDLYQESQKGKNQEAHLVHHDGENDFDHDQDDLMDYETSDCLRE